TCGTGGATTTGGTCCGGACTCGATTCCGGGTGATTGTGGGTGTCCTAAACTACTTGAAGGTTGTGTTTTCCGAACTCAACCCCAGCTGCTGCATCACATCATTGGCGCTggttatttgttattgttgtggGACTCGCTGCGCGGAAGTGGCTTCAATCGGTGACATCTTCGCTGGAAGAATGGAGAATGGAATAGTTTGGAGTGTGGAGTGTGGAATCCAGAACGGAGAACAGAGAGTCGAGTCGAGAACGAAAACTGTTATGATCGCGAGGTGATTGCATTAACGGTCCGGGGCACAAAGAAACTGCATTGCGTATACGGCGGATCACCGAGTGGCTTTCACCTTTTACGCGAGATCTTTTGTTCAagctctaaaatttttacttgtttcttttttgcgTCTTTTTGCATAAATGGCAAAAGCAACAAACGGCGAGAAGAAGAGGAAGAGCGTCACAGCATCTCATTAGCACttcacacatacacaaacacacacacacgcgaaACAAGGGTATTGGTGTGCCCGTGAAAAATACTGTTAGTTTGGCGCTCTCATTGGCCTCTCTTTCTCACCTTGTTGGccaatgaaattaaatgcattCTTTGGCAACCGTTTAATTggataattattgtttttgcccAGCATGCGTaagcgtgtgcgtgtgtgtattCTATTCGAGCTTAACTTGGCCCAAAAGAAATCCCCTCTCTTTTCACCACTCTTCTCTCTCTTTCTACTCGCTGctcgctgttgttgttgcgctggtcccaaaccaaaaccaaaatacaaGTAAAATTCAATTAGCCACAAATTGTTGCactctttttttctgtttgtgatAATTGGATTTGCGGAATATAGCCAAATATAACACACACACGTAGAAAACAATCGACCTCCGTTAATGGCGTAAATGGTATAAGCCAGTCGcaagtttttttctttttttttcgttgttgcCACGGCCTAAAACCTGTTCTTCTGCCCAATCATCCAGGCCTAAATCAgtttgatttcgatttcccGTGCCATTTTTGGCCTCACTTGTTAGTGGTTTagctttgatttatttatttgcttatctGCTTACTTTTCACAGTCACTGAAGCACTTGCATTACCAATCGTTTTTCTGCgcttttaacaactttttttcgACCACCATCCACCAAGCAATGTGACCGCACGTCGAATTGACCGTTAAAATGTCGGGCTCAGAATTAATATACTAAGCGCTGAAAAGATACCGTAAATATGCTTTAAGCTATAGTTTTACTCTAGACTCGAACCATTTAACAGTGGCCCAAGCAAagacttaaaatttaaaaaaaaaactaaaagataAGTAAATAACAATgacttaattattaataattaaagtaaataaaattcttcTAAGCTGAATGCTCAAAATAAATACTACTTTATGAATACTCCCCTGATCTTTGCTGGTAGAAAAATATACACTGTTCactggtaaaatattttgtttatatacttgtatcaatataaacatttattaattaatatccAAAGTTAGCATTTAAGAGCTTCTTTAGCCAACGCCTGTTGCTTTTTGATGCCATCCCTCAATTTATCAGCATTCTTTTCCAATTTGGCGTAGCATTCTTTGAGTTGATTTCTTTGTGTTTCCAGATTTCCTTCGGTGGCCGATAGCTTCTTGACTTTCTGATCGTATTCGTCAAAAACTTGCCACCAAGTTGAAAGACTCAGATTTTCCGGTTCCGTGAGAATAGCGTGCTCCAGCTCGGAATTATCCGAGTAAGTGCTTGTGGGTTGATTGACCTCAAAGGTTTCCATGTCCGCCAGCATTTCCTCAATACTTGGAGCCATGGGCGGGGGCTCAATTTTGGGTTtggattttttaaacatactgtttttgaaaaactgaaaatcatCAAAATGAGAACGTCAGCACTTGTTAAGTAAAAGGTTTAAAAGATGGTTACCTGTTCTGTTTTAGAGGTTTAGTTGAAGTTTgacttgaaataaattttactgcAATTTATTTAGCTTAATGTTCAGCAatttataaatcttaaaatggtaaattttctgcaattgtttacaaataaaacaaatgataaataaataaagtgacCAACATTCATACCCTTCAAAATACAAACTATCGCCCAGGCTCAAAACATATCGATGTAATCGATAGTGCCATCGACGTTAATCGATGTCGCTTTTTTGTTTACCCTGCTTTACCATCTCTACTTTGGGCGCTATAATATTGCATGTTTTTTATTCTTGTGAATAATAAAGGCAACAATGTCGAATAAAGATGAACTTAGTCAAGGAGCCAAGCAGAGATTTGTGGAGACCGCAGCCAGGGCCAAAAATCCTTTGGAATCTGTAAACTATCAAAGCTACAAGTCTCCCAGCGGAGAAGAATTCAAACTGATTTGCCGTACTAAGACGGATGCGGATACAAAGTTGCTGAAATGGGCATTTAAACTGGCGGAAATCAACGTGGGACCCTACTACAAACAACTCAAGATGGGCTGGCAGCCAAAGATTAAATCCGCTGAGTTGAACAAAAACTGGGCTCGTTATTTGGTGGCCCAAAACGATAAAAAAGAGAATGTGGCCTACGCCATGTTTCGGTTTGATATGGATCACGGAGATTGTGTTTTATATTGGTAACTATATTAGAAGACTACAATTAAAGCTACTTTGTAATTTGAAACCCCTTTTGCAGCTACGAAATGCAAGTGGCAGCGGAGTACCGAAGGAAAGGTCTGGGAAAATTCATCATGAGCACTCTGGAAGACTGCGCCCGCCTTTGGCACCTGGAAAAGGTTATGCTGACTGTGCTGAACAACAACGAACCATCTATTTCCTTCTTCAACCAACTGGGCTACGTCAAGGATGAGATCTCCCCTGATGTCCTGGAACAAGCAGACTATCAAATCCTTAGCAAATCCATGCTGAGTTGAGTGTTTATTGGACTCCAGAGATTATAGACAAAACTAGCAACTAGTATAACAATGCGTTTATTTCAACAAATTGGCCGCGGTCTCCAGGTGATTGGCCATGCGAATGTCCTGCGAACTGAGACCTCCAACATCGTGGGTGGACAGAGTGACGTCCACCTTGTTGTAGCAGTTAAACCACTCGGGATGATGGTTGATCTTCTCAGCCAGCAGGGCCACTCCCGTCATGAAGCTGAAGGCTTGGTTGAAGTCCTTCAGGATGAACTGCTTGAAAATGGCATCGCGGCCCTCCACCAAAGTCCAGCCGGCTTCAAGAAGGGGTTGCAGCTTCTCAGCACGCTCCTGTTCGTTTAGTCGCACCTGGAAACAATTAAGAAATATGTAAGTTACGATCAAGGCTAGAATCTATTTTTTAGGGGATATTAATGACCTCATGGCAAATTCTTCTTAGTCGGTTTAATACAATATACTTGATAATAACAAAGGTTTACTTGGGTTAAGCGATATCCTTTTGTTCttacatacatatactttaatattttagcttttaaatatataggCAGATCTGTTCTTAATACTTTTCAAGACTATCTTAAACCAAAGtacattaattttttggaaaacatGTAGTAATGAACCAATATTGGCTACTACTATgttattttagtttagttgTCTTTACAGGAACAACTTATACCGCATTTCAGCACAGAAACGaataacttttaaagaaatttcagTTATAAAACGAATAAGCATGTGTTTTGAATCTGTAATGCGATTAAAACTGGTTCCACTTCTGTGGAACTTATGTTGGGGAACTTTTAGTGTAATTTGAAACAACTGTATGTATTTTTAGCTAAATAAGTTGGAGCAGCAAGCTCCTGCCCAAATTCGTAGTACCCCTTCGGTTTTAGGGTAGAAAAACATTAGCTTAAAGTCTTAACTCGGCCTTGGGGGTTCGTTAATATTTCGAGGTGATAAGAATACCTCTCGATTTCGCTTAGATTCATTGCCCTTGATctgtaaatcaaattttgttaGTACTTACCACCATTTTGCGTTTTTTCGATGTGCTTGCTGGGGATTGAGTGTGTTCGGTGCCGTAGAATCGCCGGAGACTTGAGCTGTTTGAGCTGCCACCAGTTGCTACTTTTCTCGCTGCTGGCGAATACAGAACTGAGATTTGCGAAACGCTGCGCGAAAAAATAAAGCTCAGTTTTTCGGTCGGCAAATGAACTCCCCTTTTCAGCCCGCTCCCCCGCCTCCACCCACCTGCTGCCActcgttgctgttgttgcaatGCCGTGGGATAAACCAGATTTAAGTCGACTGCCAAGCAGATTGGCCACTTTCTGAAACTCTGGCTTAATCAAAATCTGAGcgcatttaattgttaataacatttttgttttaaaactagtttgtttgttgtttttggtgtCGGCGAAAAACAGCTGATTTGAGATATATGTTAACTTTACAGCGTCTTAACATAGACGTATCGACTTAAAGGGAATACAGTTTTGTAAAAAGGCTATGGTCACACTTGcttttaaattctaaattcaaatttcataGCCATCCCTCAGATTTACCAAATAATAAAGTATAATAAAGATAATTATGGCTAGGAAAAAATAAGTGTAACTTCAACAAAGAAACTATCAAAACTGAAACGTAATTTTCTCGAAAACTGTGGTCAGAAAAACGAGGTctacaatattaaatattggaaacaattctaatttttatttttcgcatAATTTTAGTAGTCCAATTGacggtaaaaataaataaaattgaatattttaaagtatataataatataaatctGATAATTTAGCTGCATCCTCTAAATAAAGTATGGCTTTTTGTTGAGTTATTTTCGGACAACTTTTGGTTtgaaaagtatatttatatatagttatatattttCGTTGTTAATGTCTTAGCCATTACTTGTGTACCACATTTTCGGCCTCACCATTGCCATAATAATCGTAGTCCGCATTGGCAGTTGAGGTGGCCAACTTGGGATgatgggtggtggtggtgacGGCGTTAATGGCCGATGCAGTAGATGCCTCGGGAGCCACAGTGGTTGTCTTACGCCAGCGCAAACTGTAGCGACTGCGAATAAATGGTGGCTTGGTCGCCACAATTTGATTGCCAAAGGCTGTTGATTGGTAGgatattattaaatagttaattTATTACTAAAATCTAGAAGATAGCTTACCCAGCCCAAAAAGGCAACAGCAAACGATCAGTAGCAGAGTCAGCTTCATTTTGTCTTCGCCTTTCAAAGCAAACTGTAATTTTTCACAGCACCTCAACTGCATTTATAGGCCCTTCAAAGCTGAGATAATCAATTCCCAATTCCCCATTGAATGCGAAATCATACCGTAGTTCCCTGGGGAACTGGTAAACCATCCAAGTTCATTCACCGCACTGGCgtttctgtattttttattCGTTATCTCTGAATGAACTCTTACTTTAGCTTACGGGTTAAGCGACATTGTACAATCGAATCAATATAATATGCCTAAGCGAAATGGTAATAAATACGTGTGAGGACTCTGACGGACCGGCATTGACCGGATCTCCATCAGTTATCCGGTTCCGGTTCCGGATCCGCGGGTCGCGGACGCTTGGGACCGGAGGGTATTGGTGGAGGTGGAACGTCGGGAACTGCACTGTTTTTGCTCTCCGATCCGTTGCGAATGTCCTCGAAACTGGGCTGCGCTGGTTCCAGATTGTCCAGGGGTAATGGCTGAATTTCTGGTGGACTCTGGGCAGGATTCGGGGGCTGATCCTCATGCGCAGGGGGCGTGGCGGCGGGTGCAGGTGTGCCCGCCCGAAAGGGATAACCCTGAGCGGGATAGTAATCGTACGGCGGCAGATAGTTCTGCCTAACATATCCCGCCTGATCGTAGATCACCGGATACTGGCTATAGGGATATGGGGGCAGGTGCGTGGGCTGACCTCTGAACTGGGTGGGCAGGGGGATGAGCACGGGCGGCAGTCCCTGCTGATTCAGTGGCAGGGGCATCTGCTCCCTGGGCATCTCCTGGGGCTCCACGGATCCGGGTGGAGTCTGCGGCTGGGGCTGCTGCTCCACGGGTGTTTCCACGGGCTGGGGCTGCGGTTCATAGGGAGCATAGCCACCTGGGTACTGAGCGGCAGATGGCAGCGGGTAGGGGAGCTGCAACGCAATATGCATTAAACTCTTGCttacaagaaaataaattacttaaaaccAGGGACCGTAATTATTGTATGttttataatacaaattattttgtaataattgCATTACAACTGTGTACTATTTTCTTCGATGAAATGAAATTACTCAAAATTCATTGAAGAAATTAGTAACAGAtgtttttgtgtgtatttGCAAGgattaataatacattttctaGACCAATAGATTTTGTTTTAGACTAGAGGTGAAAATGTTAAACTTTGAATCAGAATCAGactaaacaagttttttattttaaggatttaagaaatatatttatagttatttttactTGTGTGTTATTAAACGTACTTATTTActgaaatcatttaatttagttaacaATTACTAGTTCAATTGTAATGTACGCTGAACCCTTTGGTTTCCTAAGACTCAGAAATAAGCAGACAATGTTAGCTTATTAAAAGTCAGTTTAAAGtcatattgaaaattaaaagcaacaCTTggataaattgaaaaatatataaaaatcaataataaaaatgtatgctgTTTTTGGGTAgctaaaccaaaaaatatattttacgaCCTTCTCTTTTATGAAGACTGCtatttattatgatttttttaacctcatatgaataatataaatatataaaaattatataaactcACCCTCTCATTGGGCGTCAGACCAGGGACAATCGGTTGACCGAACCGCACGATCGGTGGGCTGTAGAAGCCATAGGGATTGTAGGGTCCAAAGGGGGCGTAGCCCGGCTCGTGGATGGTGGGCTGGATAACGGGATAGGCCCGGCTGGAGGTCAGATTGTCGTCCGTGGTGATCAGGGCGTTGTAGACCTTTGGCTTCTTTCTCAGACGACGGGCGGCTTGCGAGGAATCCGTCCACAAAATCAGGCCCAATATCACAAGAACATAAAACGTGTGCTGCGGGAATTGAAATCGAAACTGGTGTTTATACACTATTCTATTATATTTTCCATTGACAGCTTGTCCCTGGTTTTTGTCACTGCGATCGCAATCGATGAAAAACCATAATCTGTCTAATTGATCGCCATATCGACAATCAATCAATGAATTGTTTGGACTACGCACAATTGTGTTCGTGTTTGACGGAAGTTGCTGGGAGTTGCTCTACAGGGAAGCTTGTTAGTAATATTGGTAATGGCTATGGACTCAACTCAACTCCCCGCCAGAAGAAACCCACGACTTTCAAATACCAGCACTGCAGTCGCCGAAACAATCAACACATGTCAGCCTTTGTTGCGAATTCTCTACACTTCATTagttttgaattgaaatgtaGATTGTTCCTTTAATTGGATTATGGAGAAGCCGATCGAACCGGACGGAGGCAAAAAAAAGCTGACTTTAGGGGAAAAATCCATTAAGAACTAGGTTCTTggtttttgtatgtatttcATATTCGGTATGCTATCATTTTAACCGTTTGCTTTTTTAGATAATTGAAAACGATCTTATTTTAGACCAGAAAGCATTTATAATATgattaataattcaatttatagaatactaaaatatgaattataaaaaatccagaaattaaacctttaattatttttacttctgctttgaaaatcaatcatttttaaattaatcgaGTTCCCAATTTAACAACCAGATGTAAAGTtatttgatttacaaatttttatatttttctgaactttaaaatagtttaatttctttatgatccatgcaaaaataaaactatacacaaaactaaatgtttacaattttacaattaaatttaataaataattttaaaagaaatagaattgccaatcaaatatttatactttccTGCAACTTTAATTCTGTTTAATTTCTATAAGATCCATAACAAAATAGAACTAtctaaaaaactaaatgtttaaaattgtagaTCAATAAGCGTCGAagtcaatttaataaaaatttgatttgtagTATTATAGGAtctaaaagtaattttatctTAACAATATTCTCTTCTAAActctaaataaatttctttcttaaagATCTCAgaactttttgtttgcccaGAGCACTGGGTTCAAGTGGAGCTGTGGCAAAGGCCTTTTCTTAATAGAGATGGAGTGTAGGTCCGGTTAGACGAGTTGCCCATTGACGTGGCTTGGTACTGGAGCATGGAAATGCACTGGAGCGATCTGCGGAACAGTGACCGCGTTTCTGATCTTGATCCCCGAGAGCGTTGCTGCACTCTAATTGGAGCTCTCGGATTACCCAGACATCCAAGCTGGACTGGGCTGAACTGGGCTGAACTGGGCTGGGCCGCCCTCTCCTTGGATCGgctattgttattgttgtttacGAAGCGACTGACTGGCAATTTGTCTTGCTTTCCAAGCATTTCACTTTGACTTTCCTCGGCCACCAGTCATACAGCCATCACCCACTCTTGATCGCCAAGATCTTGCTTTCCAAGGGAGCAATTTTCGAcgcttttccttttcttttctacatagtttcgttttcgtttaGATTTCTTCGGCATCGGCATCTGGCAACAGCGAAATTAAACGGAttgaatcgaatcgaatcgaatcgaattgaGTGGAATCAGCAGACAATAATCGTTGATCAAGTGCGGAGTGGTGCACTCCAATCCACGAAATTGGGCCACCTCGAGTGCCATTGTAATGGCCGCGTTAAAAGTGATAGTTCAAAATGGTTCAATGGCCATGGGTGTTTCCATAGGCTCAGTGGCCACATTTCCGAGAAATCAGGGTGGGTGGTCACTTATAGGTGTCAATGAAATATGACTTCAAAAGTGGATTGAACTGGAGTAATTCTCAAAACTCTTAAACTATTTGATCATCAATAAAACCCGTTAAGCATGCCAGAAGACAACTAATAGTTAATTGTTTACTTAACTAAAGCTTAAATGCATTTAGTTTGTTTGTCGCCATAAATAGTACTTTTCCCTTgctacacccaaaaaaaaactaaaactttagtttaatTTCCATAGTCTTAAACTGTAGTATAAgtccttatttttaaaccttttttgaTACTTGCGTGATTTAATTTAACCTGTaacaatagtttttatttctataacaattttattttttgagctCATGTCTTACAAGTAGATTAAACTGTGCTTTGCGGTGAAAAATAATCGTTTTAGTTGACCCCCCGCGCTTTGCCTAGATTTCTAATTActtaattgttgttatttatattttgattgccGTAGTTTAGTTGGATTAGTGCATACTGTAAATACacattaaatatgtatttatatgtatatgtatgtgctGATCAATTCAAGATAACACAGCAAAGCTCGTAAATCAAGtcgtaataaatttaaataaaattatttaagaattactTATTGTAACTGgtaaacaacaaattgaaCAAAAGAGTATACAACAATTTTATAGCCTTCAAAACTTAACTCTGTAATTATGATGTTTTTAAGattaaactataaaatacTCCCTTTTAATATAAGAAGTTATGCCTTATCTTAACCCATTTCATTTctgcataattaaaaattatagtcAAGAACATTAAGCTctccaaatttaaaagaaaaatacaacAAGGCATTTAATGCTTTGCCTTtgaatgttattttatttttatgtttctcTTGGAATTGCAGTTCCAGCTGGCCAAGTTCTGGCCTTAGAACCATAGTCTGCTCCCCAACCCACTCTTTATCCCATTCGCATTGCCAGTTTGGCACGTTTGAGGTAGAGGCTGACTCAGCCGCCAATCGAGTCAGATTCATGGCTAAGACCAGACCAGTTCAAAGGCAATAGATGCCAGTGTCGTAACCTTAAACCTGAGTCTTAAACTGAATCTCAATCTAATTGTGAAAGTGAAAGTGCCCGGACAATTGTGGACTTTAAATGATACTCATgatatataagatatatatCAATGATGgatcaataaataaagttatcaCAGACGCCGCTTACCTTTTCCATTTGCATATTGACCGTGTGTTTTTTTAGTTtcccttttaattttttccttgGATTTCGTATGCAGGTGCTGACTGACTGCGAGTCAGGAAGCTCCAGAAAACCCACAAAAAGATGGCATAAATTGTCTGATTTGCAcgagtgtttttaaaaatgcacaaTTTGCTTAGCGACTGGCCGACACGTAATGGCTTTGAAAACAAGTTGCAAATGCAGTGCACTCTGGAGAACACGGATCACGATTCGAGTTGACTCTACGCGGAGACTGCCGACGATCGACTGGCTCTTTTTGCGGCTGCGCACGCGCGTTTCTTGGTTTTCTGGGGACTTCAGACGAACGCTGGGCGCGCTCCACGGGCAACCTTTTATACCTTCGGTGGCTTGGTGGCTTGGTGGCTTGGTGGCTTGGTGGCTTGGTAGCTACTATATGGTGGTGGCAATGAAAAGCTGGCATAAAAGGCTTGCAAATAAACATCTGTGGTggctttggtgtttttatgGGCGTACGGACAGGAACTTCTTGGCCTAGTTGGCCTAGTTTCAATTAGCCTTGCCTCGGGTCTGATGACTTATTTTTatagataaatataaaataaatatatacatctgaaactataatttttaaagctagCTATTACCCAGACCTCAGCTGTTGGTCTATTTCTCTTTAATCATTGCAatgaaatttgcattttcttaGACCTTGTTTTAATGGCATTGTATTAAGTTTTGACAGCTTACTAAAATTGCTCATGCGACATGTTGTCTTGGTTAGGAAAAGCTGTGTACATTTCGCCGATTTTCTTGTAATTTTAAGCTACTACATAAATCAAAGAATTGTAACCACTTTGTTTGACTtggattttgatttatttttttaattaatttgaagtctttaaaaaaaataaaatgaaatgaaatattgcattttgttttcatagaAAATACAAGAATTTATGTTATAATGTTTTTAGCTTTCCTTACATACCTTTTacctattttctttttttctaggGTGTTTCCACTTCGAATGAATGAATTGAAACTGAAATACAATCTAAACAAATCCAAATGCTTTCCCATTGGAGGAGGCATTTTCATTAGCTTCGATTTAATTGCTCGTCGGCATCAAATGAACGCAATAAACCGGGCGAAAGTGTAGAATAGAGGCGTAATGAAAAACCAAACTGGGCTAGGAATTTGTTCAGCTCTCGACACTCTGGAAATGCAATTGTCAGCCTCAGTCACAGTTACAGTCACAACAAGTCTTTATTCTCGGCCATAACAAATGGGCTTACCGGGTTTCACTTTCGTTGCGAAGCAAAGTTCAGAACGCTTGTTGATTTTTCTCCACGGCAGTGTTTTAAGTCACTCTTAGCTGGCTGTCAAGCCCTCAACTCATTGTTGTTAAGCAGTTTGCTTATATATGCTTAGACACTCGGAGAAAACCGGAAGCTTTGttcatattaaaaccaaattctttaaatgttttttaaaagattttttgagCAGGATACGTGCCATAtgttatttagtttgttttttgaaaGACAAAGCGGTTTctaaaattttgattatttcttacattttcgtcttctttaaagaaattctgaaaaagaatttttttttgcctaatAACTTATATCAATAAGCATAGTAAATActgaaaatatacaatttatacattccaaaatttcttttcaaatttaaaatatctatcAATTTTCAACCTGTCATATTCTGTCATTTTAAATCCGCTTTTGAATATCACTGCCCCTTTGTTTTTCTAAGTGTACACAACTTCAAGATAGTTAGCTTTTATTCGCCGCAGTCACGTTCACTGTCAGAGGTGATAATAGTGCTTCGCTCCGGTCGCCACCCACACTCGTGCTGCAACTTGTGGGGATTTCGGGCATTTCGTAGTGTTGCGGGGTCAAGCCGAAAACTTGAAGATCTGCTGAGGCTGTTTGATAGACCATCGTGGTGGGCGGAACCTCCTGCCGCGTTTTCTTCTTGACTTTCGGCTAAACTTTCgctttccctttttttctgttttgattGGCATAATGAGTCTACGAACTCCAGTGACCTAG
This genomic window from Drosophila gunungcola strain Sukarami chromosome 3R, Dgunungcola_SK_2, whole genome shotgun sequence contains:
- the LOC128259330 gene encoding uncharacterized protein LOC128259330, with amino-acid sequence MQMEKHTFYVLVILGLILWTDSSQAARRLRKKPKVYNALITTDDNLTSSRAYPVIQPTIHEPGYAPFGPYNPYGFYSPPIVRFGQPIVPGLTPNERLPYPLPSAAQYPGGYAPYEPQPQPVETPVEQQPQPQTPPGSVEPQEMPREQMPLPLNQQGLPPVLIPLPTQFRGQPTHLPPYPYSQYPVIYDQAGYVRQNYLPPYDYYPAQGYPFRAGTPAPAATPPAHEDQPPNPAQSPPEIQPLPLDNLEPAQPSFEDIRNGSESKNSAVPDVPPPPIPSGPKRPRPADPEPEPDN
- the LOC128259847 gene encoding uncharacterized protein LOC128259847; its protein translation is MFKKSKPKIEPPPMAPSIEEMLADMETFEVNQPTSTYSDNSELEHAILTEPENLSLSTWWQVFDEYDQKVKKLSATEGNLETQRNQLKECYAKLEKNADKLRDGIKKQQALAKEALKC
- the LOC128259373 gene encoding uncharacterized protein LOC128259373, which encodes MQLRCCEKLQFALKGEDKMKLTLLLIVCCCLFGLAFGNQIVATKPPFIRSRYSLRWRKTTTVAPEASTASAINAVTTTTHHPKLATSTANADYDYYGNGEAENVVHK
- the LOC128259339 gene encoding N-alpha-acetyltransferase 40 is translated as MSNKDELSQGAKQRFVETAARAKNPLESVNYQSYKSPSGEEFKLICRTKTDADTKLLKWAFKLAEINVGPYYKQLKMGWQPKIKSAELNKNWARYLVAQNDKKENVAYAMFRFDMDHGDCVLYCYEMQVAAEYRRKGLGKFIMSTLEDCARLWHLEKVMLTVLNNNEPSISFFNQLGYVKDEISPDVLEQADYQILSKSMLS
- the LOC128259349 gene encoding pterin-4-alpha-carbinolamine dehydratase, whose product is MLLTIKCAQILIKPEFQKVANLLGSRLKSGLSHGIATTATSGSSVSQISVLYSPAARKVATGGSSNSSSLRRFYGTEHTQSPASTSKKRKMVVRLNEQERAEKLQPLLEAGWTLVEGRDAIFKQFILKDFNQAFSFMTGVALLAEKINHHPEWFNCYNKVDVTLSTHDVGGLSSQDIRMANHLETAANLLK